From Enterobacter pseudoroggenkampii, a single genomic window includes:
- the rpmG gene encoding 50S ribosomal protein L33, with translation MAKGIREKIKLVSSAGTGHFYTTTKNKRTKPEKLELKKFDPVVRQHVLYKEAKIK, from the coding sequence ATGGCTAAAGGTATTCGCGAGAAAATCAAGCTGGTTTCTTCTGCTGGTACAGGTCACTTCTACACCACCACGAAGAACAAACGTACTAAGCCGGAAAAACTGGAACTGAAAAAGTTCGATCCAGTTGTACGCCAGCACGTACTGTACAAAGAAGCTAAAATCAAATAA
- the slmA gene encoding nucleoid occlusion factor SlmA has protein sequence MAEKQTAKRNRREEILQSLALMLESSDGSQRITTAKLAASVGVSEAALYRHFPSKTRMFDSLIEFIEDSLITRINLILKDEKDTTARLRLIVLLILGFGERNPGLTRILTGHALMFEQDRLQGRINQLFERIEAQLRQVLREKKMREGEGYSIDETLLASQILAFCEGMLSRFVRSEFKYCPTDDFDARWPLVAAQLQ, from the coding sequence ATGGCAGAAAAACAAACCGCGAAAAGGAATCGTCGCGAAGAAATACTTCAATCTCTGGCTCTGATGCTTGAATCCAGCGATGGCAGTCAACGCATCACCACCGCTAAACTGGCCGCCTCTGTGGGCGTGTCTGAGGCGGCGCTGTACCGTCATTTTCCGAGCAAGACCCGGATGTTCGACAGCCTGATCGAGTTTATTGAAGACAGCCTGATCACGCGCATCAACCTGATTCTGAAAGACGAAAAAGACACCACCGCGCGTCTGCGTCTGATTGTGCTGTTAATCCTGGGCTTCGGTGAACGCAATCCGGGCTTAACTCGTATCCTCACCGGCCACGCGCTGATGTTTGAGCAGGACAGACTACAGGGCCGCATTAACCAGCTTTTCGAACGCATTGAAGCTCAGCTGCGCCAGGTACTGCGCGAAAAGAAAATGCGCGAAGGCGAAGGTTACAGCATTGATGAAACGCTGCTGGCAAGCCAGATTCTGGCGTTTTGTGAAGGGATGCTCTCTCGCTTTGTGCGCAGCGAGTTCAAATACTGTCCAACGGACGATTTTGACGCCCGCTGGCCGTTAGTAGCTGCTCAGTTGCAGTAA
- the dut gene encoding dUTP diphosphatase: MMKKIDVKILDPRVGEQFPLPTYATSGSAGLDLRACLDDAVELAPGATTLVPTGLAIHIADPSLAAVILPRSGLGHKHGVVLGNLVGLIDSDYQGQLMVSVWNRGQDSFTIEPGERIAQMVFVPVVQAEFNLVADFDATDRGEGGFGHSGRK; this comes from the coding sequence ATGATGAAAAAAATCGACGTTAAGATTCTGGACCCGCGTGTTGGCGAGCAATTCCCGCTGCCAACCTATGCCACCTCCGGCTCTGCCGGTCTTGACCTGCGCGCCTGTCTCGATGACGCCGTAGAACTGGCTCCGGGTGCCACTACCCTGGTTCCAACTGGCCTGGCCATTCACATTGCTGACCCGTCGCTGGCGGCGGTGATCCTGCCGCGTTCTGGTCTGGGCCATAAGCACGGCGTTGTGCTGGGGAACCTGGTCGGCCTGATCGACTCCGACTACCAGGGTCAGCTGATGGTCTCCGTCTGGAACCGTGGTCAGGACAGCTTCACCATTGAACCGGGTGAGCGTATCGCACAGATGGTCTTTGTACCGGTGGTACAGGCAGAATTTAACCTGGTGGCAGACTTTGACGCCACCGACCGCGGCGAAGGCGGCTTCGGCCATTCCGGGCGCAAATAA
- the coaBC gene encoding bifunctional phosphopantothenoylcysteine decarboxylase/phosphopantothenate--cysteine ligase CoaBC, whose amino-acid sequence MSLAGKKIVLGVSGGIAAYKAPELVRRLRERGADVRVAITEGGKAFITPLSLQAVSGYPVSDSLLDPAAEAAMGHIELGKWADLVILAPATADLIARVAAGMANDLVSTICLATPAPVAVVPAMNQQMYRNAATQHNLETLASRGLLIWGPDSGSQACGDVGPGRMLDPLTIVDMAAAHFSPVNDLQHLNIMITAGPTREPLDPVRYITNHSSGKMGFAIAAAAAKRGANVTLVSGPVSLPTPAFVKRIDVTTALEMEAAVQAHAQSQQIFIGCAAVADYRAETIAEAKIKKQGDELTLKMVKNPDIVAGVAALKSHRPYVVGFAAETNNVEEYARQKRTRKNLDLICANDVSLATQGFNSDSNALHLFWQDGDKVLPLERKELLGQQLLDEIVTRYDEKNRR is encoded by the coding sequence ATGAGCCTGGCCGGTAAAAAAATCGTTCTTGGCGTGAGCGGCGGCATTGCTGCCTACAAAGCGCCAGAGCTGGTGCGTCGTCTGCGCGAGCGCGGGGCAGATGTGCGGGTCGCGATAACCGAAGGCGGTAAAGCCTTTATCACTCCTCTGAGCCTGCAGGCCGTTTCAGGATACCCGGTATCTGACAGCCTGCTCGATCCGGCCGCCGAAGCCGCGATGGGCCATATTGAGCTGGGTAAATGGGCTGACCTGGTTATCCTTGCCCCCGCCACGGCTGATTTAATCGCCCGGGTGGCGGCCGGTATGGCAAACGATCTGGTCTCTACCATTTGTCTGGCCACGCCTGCCCCTGTTGCCGTCGTTCCTGCCATGAACCAGCAGATGTACCGTAACGCGGCCACCCAGCACAATCTGGAGACGCTGGCCTCACGCGGCCTGCTTATCTGGGGTCCGGACAGCGGCAGCCAGGCCTGCGGCGATGTTGGCCCGGGTCGCATGCTTGACCCGCTGACGATTGTTGATATGGCCGCAGCCCATTTTTCGCCTGTCAACGATCTGCAACATCTCAACATCATGATTACCGCGGGCCCCACGCGCGAGCCGCTGGATCCGGTGCGCTACATCACCAATCACAGCTCCGGTAAAATGGGCTTTGCGATTGCCGCCGCCGCTGCGAAGCGTGGCGCGAACGTCACGCTGGTGAGCGGCCCGGTCTCACTGCCTACCCCTGCGTTTGTGAAGCGAATTGACGTTACTACCGCGCTGGAGATGGAAGCCGCCGTACAGGCTCATGCGCAAAGCCAGCAGATTTTTATCGGCTGTGCGGCCGTCGCAGACTATCGTGCCGAGACGATCGCCGAGGCTAAAATTAAAAAGCAAGGCGATGAATTAACACTAAAAATGGTAAAAAACCCGGACATTGTTGCCGGTGTCGCCGCACTAAAAAGCCACCGTCCATACGTTGTTGGGTTTGCCGCAGAAACGAATAATGTGGAAGAATATGCCCGGCAAAAACGTACCCGCAAAAACCTCGATTTGATTTGCGCGAACGACGTATCGCTGGCCACACAAGGATTTAACAGCGACAGCAACGCACTGCACCTTTTCTGGCAGGATGGAGATAAAGTCTTACCGCTTGAGCGCAAGGAACTCCTGGGCCAACAATTACTCGACGAGATCGTTACCCGTTATGATGAAAAAAATCGACGTTAA
- the radC gene encoding RadC family protein, which yields MEEEDEQLLPREKLLRYDVTLLKDDELLALFLRTGTPGKTVFTLAKELIARFGSLYSLLTADLAQFTHVEGIGVAKYAQLRAIAELARRFYNVRMEKDDPILTPAMTREFLQSQLTDIEREIFMVIFVDNRNRVLKHSCLFAGTLSHVEVHPREIVREAIKVNAAGVILAHNHPSGCAEPSRADKEITERIIKCCQFMDIRVLDHLIIGRGEYISFAEHGWI from the coding sequence ATGGAAGAAGAGGATGAACAGCTGCTGCCGCGTGAAAAACTGCTGCGCTACGACGTCACCCTGTTAAAAGATGACGAACTGCTGGCGCTCTTTTTACGTACCGGAACGCCCGGCAAAACGGTATTTACGCTGGCAAAAGAGCTGATAGCACGTTTCGGTTCGCTGTACAGTTTACTGACCGCCGATCTGGCGCAGTTTACGCACGTTGAGGGGATCGGCGTGGCGAAATATGCCCAGTTGCGGGCCATTGCCGAACTTGCCCGCCGTTTTTACAATGTCCGCATGGAGAAGGACGATCCGATCCTGACGCCCGCAATGACGCGCGAATTCCTGCAAAGCCAGTTAACCGATATTGAACGCGAGATCTTTATGGTGATCTTTGTTGATAACAGAAATCGGGTGCTGAAACATAGCTGTCTCTTTGCGGGCACGTTGAGCCACGTTGAGGTGCATCCGCGTGAAATTGTGCGGGAAGCGATAAAAGTGAATGCAGCGGGCGTGATCCTCGCGCATAATCACCCCTCTGGCTGTGCAGAACCGAGCAGAGCGGACAAAGAAATCACCGAACGCATTATCAAATGCTGTCAATTCATGGACATTCGTGTGCTGGACCATCTGATAATTGGCCGCGGTGAGTACATTTCTTTCGCAGAACATGGCTGGATTTAG
- the rpmB gene encoding 50S ribosomal protein L28 — MSRVCQVTGKRPVTGNNRSHALNATKRRFLPNLHSHRFWVESEKRFVTLRVSAKGMRVIDKKGIDTVLSELRARGEKY, encoded by the coding sequence ATGTCCCGAGTCTGCCAAGTTACTGGCAAGCGTCCGGTGACCGGTAACAACCGTTCCCACGCACTGAACGCGACTAAACGCCGTTTCCTGCCGAACCTGCACTCTCACCGTTTCTGGGTTGAGAGCGAGAAGCGTTTTGTCACCCTGCGCGTATCTGCTAAAGGTATGCGTGTAATCGATAAGAAAGGCATCGATACAGTTCTGTCCGAACTGCGTGCCCGTGGCGAAAAGTACTAA
- the mutM gene encoding bifunctional DNA-formamidopyrimidine glycosylase/DNA-(apurinic or apyrimidinic site) lyase, whose product MPELPEVETSRRGIEPHLVGATILHAVVRNGRLRWPVSDEIHALSDQPVLSVQRRAKYLLLELPDGWIIIHLGMSGSLRILTEELPAEKHDHVDLVMSNGKVLRYTDPRRFGAWLWTKELEGHNVLAHLGPEPLSDAFNAEYLKAKCAKKKSPIKPWLMDNKLVVGVGNIYASESLFAAGIHPDRLASSLSAQECELLVRVIKAVLLRSIEQGGTTLKDFLQSDGKPGYFAQELQVYGRKGEPCRVCGTPVIATKHAQRATFYCRQCQK is encoded by the coding sequence ATGCCTGAATTACCTGAGGTAGAAACCAGCCGTCGCGGCATTGAGCCTCATCTGGTCGGCGCGACGATTCTTCACGCGGTTGTCCGTAACGGTCGTCTACGCTGGCCGGTGTCCGATGAGATCCATGCCCTGAGCGATCAACCCGTCCTTAGCGTGCAGCGTCGCGCGAAATACCTGCTGCTGGAACTGCCCGACGGCTGGATCATTATCCACCTGGGGATGTCCGGGAGCCTGCGCATCCTTACCGAAGAACTGCCTGCTGAAAAGCACGACCACGTCGATCTGGTGATGAGCAACGGCAAAGTGCTCCGCTACACTGACCCACGGCGCTTTGGCGCGTGGCTGTGGACGAAGGAGCTGGAAGGACATAACGTGCTGGCGCATCTGGGCCCGGAGCCGCTTTCAGACGCGTTTAACGCGGAATATCTTAAGGCGAAGTGCGCGAAGAAGAAAAGCCCGATTAAGCCCTGGCTAATGGATAACAAGCTGGTGGTCGGCGTGGGGAATATTTATGCCAGCGAATCGCTGTTTGCCGCCGGGATCCATCCCGATCGGCTGGCCTCTTCGCTGTCGGCGCAGGAGTGTGAGCTGCTGGTCCGGGTGATTAAAGCCGTATTACTTCGCTCGATTGAGCAGGGCGGGACAACGCTGAAGGACTTCCTGCAAAGTGACGGTAAGCCGGGCTATTTTGCCCAGGAGCTTCAGGTGTATGGCCGTAAGGGCGAACCGTGCAGAGTCTGCGGCACGCCAGTTATTGCCACGAAGCACGCCCAGCGCGCCACGTTCTACTGCCGTCAGTGCCAGAAGTAG